The following proteins come from a genomic window of Verrucomicrobiota bacterium JB022:
- a CDS encoding energy transducer TonB — translation MILAWLLVAYGAVPLRAQSAFCDVPMGSALHQSAYIAALALPVYADDPFNGKKGEFTVDLVIHDRNLLPLAMHPASDEQVKTETVRAISQCVFEPAQYDGEPVPAFFRTKIDDYFYVRKPRDLAKVPMPRFSIGGAFKQRLDLLTSAERQVFDGDGRFELYFEIDEQGACTGIRTKGSDQKDVGKALNEIRGHFTFQPAMRDGQAVPCELVLVIQNSIVFPKRDKKAVQEDPEWEEQPLPALPADVLEKVEDDVSTVLYFYNEKVQHIWFPGLKDYVVAAYMARTLRDWQPPGDNGYAKTCFAFDGESGEGMLTQQITNFKMLPPKAVERPRMYFPNNGKVYIDGKLITRALVQARFMVMPDGTVGEIVVEIGHPIFVEEVTRVLKKMKFEPATFDGRPTLCWVRQEFPFKLR, via the coding sequence TTGATCCTCGCCTGGCTACTGGTTGCATATGGGGCTGTTCCTCTGCGCGCCCAGTCGGCTTTTTGTGATGTGCCGATGGGCTCAGCCCTGCACCAGAGCGCCTACATCGCGGCTTTGGCTCTGCCGGTCTATGCAGACGATCCCTTCAATGGCAAGAAAGGGGAGTTCACGGTCGATCTCGTGATTCACGACCGCAACCTCCTCCCTTTGGCGATGCACCCCGCATCCGATGAGCAAGTGAAGACAGAAACGGTGCGGGCTATTTCGCAGTGCGTATTCGAACCGGCGCAATACGATGGTGAGCCGGTCCCGGCCTTTTTTCGGACGAAAATCGACGATTACTTTTACGTGCGTAAACCGAGAGATTTGGCGAAGGTGCCGATGCCACGCTTCAGTATCGGCGGCGCGTTCAAGCAGCGCCTTGATCTGCTGACCTCTGCCGAGCGTCAGGTGTTCGATGGCGACGGGCGGTTTGAGCTCTACTTCGAGATCGACGAGCAGGGGGCATGCACCGGCATTCGGACAAAGGGCTCAGATCAGAAGGACGTTGGGAAGGCACTGAATGAGATCCGAGGGCATTTCACATTTCAGCCGGCCATGCGGGATGGGCAGGCCGTCCCCTGCGAATTGGTGCTGGTGATCCAGAATAGCATCGTCTTCCCGAAGCGAGACAAGAAAGCAGTGCAGGAAGACCCTGAATGGGAAGAGCAACCTCTCCCAGCTTTGCCCGCGGACGTTTTGGAGAAGGTAGAGGACGATGTCTCCACCGTCTTGTATTTCTACAATGAAAAGGTGCAGCACATCTGGTTTCCCGGCCTCAAGGACTACGTCGTTGCTGCCTACATGGCGCGGACGCTGCGCGACTGGCAGCCCCCGGGCGACAACGGCTATGCCAAGACCTGCTTTGCCTTCGATGGAGAAAGTGGGGAGGGGATGCTGACCCAGCAGATTACCAATTTCAAGATGCTGCCGCCCAAAGCCGTTGAACGCCCGCGGATGTATTTCCCCAATAATGGCAAGGTCTATATCGACGGTAAGTTGATTACACGTGCGTTGGTGCAAGCCCGCTTCATGGTAATGCCGGACGGCACGGTCGGAGAGATTGTCGTGGAAATAGGGCACCCGATTTTCGTCGAAGAAGTTACGAGAGTCCTGAAAAAAATGAAGTTCGAACCGGCCACCTTCGATGGAAGGCCCACCTTGTGTTGGGTGCGGCAGGAATTCCCGTTTAAGCTGAGATAG
- a CDS encoding aspartate kinase, with translation MALIVQKYGGTSVKDLDRIKAVAERIKKTRDAGNQVCVVVSARGGVTNRLIADAKALHANPDKREMDLLLSIGEQETIALTAIALHALGVPAVSRTGAQAGIHTDLFHTKARIVDIQGGDIKEQLDAGRVVIVAGFQGVNAQGQITTLGRGGSDLSAIALAGALKADVCQIYTDVDGVYTADPRIVPNARKLQEVAYDEMLELASLGSKVMQSRSVEFASKFDVVFEVRSSFNDNPGTLVKAETTLEDVVVRGVASDKNQTKVVVSDLPDEPGVAARVFQALAKANVNVDMIVQNVGRDGVANLTFTVGNDDASSAEEAVAGLLREVGAGSVRAAENVAKISVVGIGMRSHSGVASTMFDALAAAGINIQMISTSEIKISVIVELAKADDATRVVHTAFGLDAH, from the coding sequence ATGGCTTTGATCGTCCAGAAGTATGGCGGCACCTCAGTCAAGGATCTCGACCGGATCAAGGCAGTTGCGGAACGGATCAAGAAGACGAGGGATGCCGGTAACCAGGTGTGCGTGGTAGTCTCCGCGCGCGGTGGCGTGACCAATCGGTTGATTGCCGACGCCAAGGCGCTGCATGCCAACCCCGACAAACGCGAGATGGATTTGCTCCTCTCGATCGGGGAGCAGGAGACCATCGCGCTGACCGCCATTGCGCTGCATGCGCTCGGTGTGCCCGCCGTCTCCCGCACGGGTGCGCAGGCGGGCATTCATACCGACCTCTTCCACACCAAAGCCCGCATCGTCGACATCCAGGGCGGCGACATCAAGGAGCAGCTCGACGCGGGCCGCGTCGTCATCGTGGCCGGCTTCCAGGGTGTCAATGCCCAAGGCCAGATCACGACCCTTGGCCGGGGCGGTAGCGACCTCAGCGCCATCGCCCTTGCCGGCGCGCTGAAGGCCGACGTGTGCCAGATCTACACCGATGTCGACGGCGTTTACACGGCCGACCCCCGCATTGTGCCCAACGCGCGCAAGCTCCAGGAAGTGGCCTACGACGAGATGCTCGAATTGGCCAGCCTGGGCAGCAAGGTGATGCAAAGCCGCTCCGTCGAGTTTGCCAGCAAGTTCGACGTCGTTTTTGAAGTCCGCAGCAGTTTTAACGATAATCCCGGAACGCTCGTGAAAGCCGAAACCACTCTCGAAGACGTCGTCGTACGCGGCGTCGCCTCCGACAAGAACCAGACCAAGGTCGTCGTCAGCGATTTGCCCGACGAGCCCGGTGTGGCGGCCCGCGTGTTCCAGGCGCTGGCCAAGGCCAACGTCAATGTCGACATGATCGTGCAGAACGTGGGCCGCGACGGCGTGGCCAACCTCACCTTCACCGTGGGCAACGATGATGCCAGCTCCGCCGAGGAAGCCGTTGCCGGCCTGCTCCGCGAAGTCGGTGCCGGCAGCGTGCGCGCCGCCGAGAATGTGGCCAAGATCAGCGTGGTGGGCATCGGTATGCGCTCCCACAGCGGCGTTGCGAGCACCATGTTCGACGCTCTGGCGGCCGCTGGCATCAACATCCAGATGATCTCCACCAGCGAGATCAAGATCTCCGTGATCGTGGAACTGGCCAAGGCCGACGACGCTACCCGCGTGGTCCATACCGCCTTCGGCCTCGACGCCCACTAG
- a CDS encoding ankyrin repeat domain-containing protein, with amino-acid sequence MELAHSQQEEQRYAELQRQALDYARQGFTEGLQVMVEAGIPVNLADEKGNSLLMLATYNGNLETARMLLEHGADVDRRNDRGQTPLGGVAFKGYTEAVQLLIDHGADINADNGGGMTPIMFAAMFGRHDVVQALRAAGAKLEARNKLGVSANLMVNASNLIGSLIRG; translated from the coding sequence ATGGAACTTGCACATAGCCAACAGGAAGAGCAGCGCTACGCCGAGCTGCAGCGCCAGGCCCTCGACTACGCTCGCCAAGGCTTTACCGAAGGCCTGCAGGTGATGGTGGAAGCCGGGATCCCGGTGAACCTCGCCGACGAAAAGGGCAACAGCCTGCTCATGCTCGCCACCTACAACGGCAACCTCGAAACCGCCCGCATGTTGCTTGAGCACGGGGCGGATGTGGACCGCCGCAACGACCGGGGCCAGACGCCCCTCGGCGGGGTCGCCTTCAAGGGTTACACGGAGGCCGTGCAGCTGCTGATCGACCACGGGGCCGACATCAATGCCGACAATGGCGGTGGGATGACGCCCATCATGTTTGCCGCGATGTTTGGCCGCCACGATGTGGTGCAGGCGCTGCGCGCAGCCGGGGCGAAGCTGGAAGCGCGCAACAAGCTGGGCGTCTCCGCCAACCTCATGGTCAATGCCTCCAACCTGATCGGCAGCCTGATCCGCGGATAG
- a CDS encoding catalase, whose translation MKNTLTTSAGNPVGDNQNSLSAGPRGPLLMQDYQLIEKLAHQNRERIPERTVHAKGSAAYGTFTVTHDITQYTKADIFSQVGKQTELLLRFSTVAGERGAADAERDVRGFALKFYTEQGNWDLVGNNTPVFFVRDPYKFPDFIHTQKRHPKTNLRSPTAMWDFWSLSPESLHQVTILMGDRGLPLSYRHVNGYGSHTYSFINAKNERFWVKFHFKTQQGIKFMTNEEGAQVVANDRESAQRDLFDSIEQRDFPKWTVFVQVMPETDAETYHLNPFDLTKVWPHGDYPLIEVGVMELNRNPENYFAEVEQAAFSPSNIVPGISFSPDKMLQARIFSYADAHRYRIGTHYEMLPVNRPKSAVRHYHLDGPMRYDIRPGNEPYYEPNSFNGPKEDPDMIEPPLKLSADWAARFDHREGNDDYTQPGNLFRLMPDDAKQRLFSNIAAAMEGVPAEIINRQLMHFHKADPAYAAGVAKALKMPNPATVESFAGQA comes from the coding sequence ATGAAGAACACGCTGACCACCTCTGCCGGTAACCCGGTAGGTGACAACCAGAATTCCCTTTCTGCCGGGCCCCGGGGTCCGCTGCTGATGCAAGACTACCAGCTGATCGAAAAGCTGGCCCACCAGAACCGCGAGCGCATCCCCGAGCGCACCGTGCACGCCAAGGGCTCCGCCGCCTACGGCACCTTCACCGTCACCCACGACATCACCCAATACACCAAGGCGGACATCTTCAGCCAGGTGGGCAAGCAGACGGAGTTGCTGTTGCGCTTCTCCACTGTGGCCGGCGAACGCGGTGCCGCCGACGCCGAGCGCGACGTGCGCGGCTTTGCGCTGAAGTTTTACACCGAGCAGGGTAACTGGGACCTCGTAGGCAACAACACGCCGGTATTCTTCGTCCGCGACCCCTACAAGTTCCCCGACTTTATCCACACGCAAAAGCGCCACCCGAAGACCAACCTGCGCAGCCCCACCGCGATGTGGGACTTCTGGTCGCTGAGCCCCGAGAGCCTGCACCAGGTGACGATCCTGATGGGCGACCGCGGCCTCCCGCTCAGCTACCGCCACGTCAACGGCTACGGCAGCCACACCTACAGCTTCATCAACGCGAAGAACGAACGCTTCTGGGTCAAGTTCCACTTCAAGACCCAGCAGGGCATCAAGTTCATGACCAACGAAGAAGGCGCGCAGGTGGTCGCCAACGACCGCGAATCGGCCCAGCGCGACCTCTTCGATTCGATCGAGCAGCGCGACTTCCCGAAGTGGACCGTCTTTGTTCAGGTGATGCCGGAGACGGACGCCGAGACCTACCACCTCAACCCGTTCGACCTCACCAAGGTGTGGCCGCATGGCGATTACCCGCTGATCGAGGTGGGCGTGATGGAGCTCAACCGCAACCCGGAGAACTACTTCGCCGAGGTCGAGCAAGCTGCCTTCAGCCCCTCCAACATCGTGCCGGGTATCAGCTTCTCGCCCGACAAGATGCTGCAGGCCCGCATTTTCTCCTATGCCGACGCCCACCGCTACCGCATCGGCACGCACTACGAGATGCTGCCGGTCAACCGGCCCAAGTCGGCCGTGCGTCACTATCACCTCGACGGTCCGATGCGCTACGACATCCGCCCCGGCAACGAGCCCTATTACGAGCCCAACAGCTTCAACGGCCCGAAGGAAGATCCGGACATGATCGAGCCCCCGCTCAAGCTCTCGGCCGACTGGGCTGCCCGCTTCGACCACCGCGAGGGCAACGACGACTACACCCAGCCGGGCAACCTCTTCCGCCTGATGCCCGACGACGCCAAGCAGCGCCTCTTCAGCAACATCGCCGCCGCGATGGAAGGAGTGCCCGCCGAGATCATCAACCGCCAGCTGATGCACTTCCACAAGGCCGACCCGGCCTATGCGGCAGGCGTGGCCAAGGCGCTGAAGATGCCCAACCCCGCCACCGTCGAATCGTTCGCCGGTCAGGCATAA
- a CDS encoding LysR family transcriptional regulator — MELHQIRYFLEVARTQNFTRAAERCHVSQPTLSHQVRKLEEELGEPLFHRQRSGARLTPFGDLFYPRAVRILQEVKAVEVEAQSYREEVRGVLHIGVIPTIAPYLLPRLIEAMLETHPGVSFEVFEDPTEILLQRLRQGQLDVALVSPPLPGDDDWQLCDLLEDELLITLPRRHPLAGRSRISLDELKQHPLVLMKEAHCLSQQSLSVCHRAGFEPNVSIESSQLETVLALVEVGLGLSFTPSIAMPFLSPREVVFCSIAPAPVYRRIALAWSRTAAPTRALKAFVELAKEVFASAPRTDEANSSQ; from the coding sequence ATGGAACTGCATCAAATCCGCTACTTCCTCGAAGTGGCCCGCACGCAGAACTTCACGCGGGCGGCCGAGCGCTGCCATGTGTCGCAGCCCACTCTCAGCCATCAGGTGCGCAAGCTGGAGGAGGAGCTGGGCGAACCGCTCTTCCACCGCCAGCGCTCGGGCGCGCGGCTCACGCCCTTTGGTGACCTCTTTTATCCGCGCGCCGTGCGCATCCTGCAGGAGGTCAAGGCGGTGGAGGTGGAGGCGCAGTCTTACCGCGAGGAAGTGCGCGGCGTGCTTCACATTGGGGTTATCCCGACCATCGCGCCTTACCTTTTGCCCCGCCTGATCGAAGCCATGCTGGAGACGCACCCGGGCGTGTCGTTTGAGGTGTTTGAAGACCCGACCGAGATCCTGCTGCAGCGCCTGCGCCAAGGGCAGCTCGACGTGGCACTGGTCAGCCCGCCCTTGCCGGGGGACGACGACTGGCAGCTTTGCGACCTGCTGGAAGACGAGCTACTGATCACCCTGCCACGCCGCCACCCGCTGGCCGGTCGCAGCCGCATCAGCCTCGACGAGTTGAAACAACACCCGCTCGTGCTGATGAAGGAAGCGCACTGCCTGAGCCAGCAAAGCCTCTCCGTCTGCCATCGCGCGGGCTTCGAGCCCAATGTCTCCATCGAAAGCTCGCAACTGGAGACGGTGCTGGCGCTGGTCGAAGTGGGGCTGGGGCTCTCGTTTACCCCGTCGATTGCGATGCCCTTCCTGTCGCCGCGAGAGGTGGTTTTCTGCTCCATCGCACCCGCTCCGGTCTACCGCCGCATCGCCCTCGCGTGGTCTCGCACGGCCGCACCCACGCGGGCGCTGAAGGCCTTCGTCGAGCTGGCCAAGGAAGTCTTTGCCAGTGCCCCTCGCACCGACGAAGCAAATTCAAGTCAATAA
- the ndk gene encoding nucleoside-diphosphate kinase yields the protein METTLIILKPDAFEGRKIGATINRFEQAGFEIVGCKMISLDEAKLKEHYSHIADKPFFPELAGFMGSRPVIVMALRGKGIIDRVRLLVGPTNSLEAPAGTIRGDFGADKMHNIVHASDSAESAAAELKRFFVDGEVF from the coding sequence ATGGAAACCACGCTGATCATCCTGAAGCCGGACGCTTTCGAAGGCCGTAAAATCGGTGCCACCATCAACCGCTTCGAGCAAGCCGGTTTTGAGATCGTGGGCTGCAAAATGATTTCGCTCGATGAAGCGAAGCTCAAGGAGCACTACTCCCACATCGCCGACAAGCCCTTCTTCCCGGAGCTGGCTGGCTTCATGGGCTCGCGCCCGGTCATCGTCATGGCCCTGCGCGGCAAGGGCATCATCGACCGCGTGCGCCTGCTCGTCGGCCCGACGAACTCCCTCGAAGCCCCCGCCGGCACCATCCGTGGCGACTTCGGCGCCGACAAGATGCACAACATCGTGCACGCCTCCGACAGCGCCGAATCCGCCGCTGCCGAGCTCAAGCGCTTCTTCGTCGACGGCGAGGTCTTTTAA
- a CDS encoding PIN domain-containing protein, whose amino-acid sequence MPASLIDTNIWLARTFPTHPLHAESKHVIAEIGQDAQAMFCRSTQQSYLRLLTTSNIFRHYGLEAMTNRLAIEAYATLCKLPGVGFQPEPAGIEPQWHKLAKLDTPSPKVWMDAYLAAFAIQAGLQFVTNDRDFRRFVDYGLRLRLLG is encoded by the coding sequence GTGCCGGCATCATTGATTGATACCAATATCTGGCTGGCGAGAACCTTCCCTACCCATCCCCTTCACGCCGAGAGCAAGCATGTCATAGCCGAGATTGGACAGGACGCTCAGGCCATGTTCTGCCGATCGACTCAGCAGAGTTATCTACGCTTGCTGACTACATCAAATATCTTCCGGCACTATGGCCTCGAAGCGATGACCAATCGCCTAGCAATCGAAGCCTACGCGACTCTTTGTAAATTACCTGGCGTAGGATTTCAGCCAGAACCGGCTGGCATCGAGCCCCAATGGCATAAATTGGCGAAATTGGATACTCCTTCCCCCAAAGTCTGGATGGATGCGTACCTTGCTGCTTTCGCCATTCAAGCAGGCCTTCAATTCGTAACCAACGACCGGGATTTCAGGCGTTTCGTAGATTACGGCCTCCGCCTCCGCCTGCTCGGCTGA
- the ispF gene encoding 2-C-methyl-D-erythritol 2,4-cyclodiphosphate synthase, translating to MTSAALPFRVGLGYDIHRFIEGRPLVLGGVTIPHSRGLDGHSDADALSHAVADAILGALALPDIGHLFPNNDPTIKGIDSQKIIQRAVELAHEHGYEIGNIDVALIAEEPKIAPHLSAMKERLAASLRVTPDRVGIKATTNEKIGDLGRRAGIAAHAVAMLLRREA from the coding sequence ATGACATCTGCCGCCCTGCCCTTCCGCGTCGGCCTCGGCTACGACATCCACCGCTTTATCGAAGGTCGCCCCCTCGTGCTCGGCGGCGTCACCATCCCACACAGCCGCGGGCTCGACGGCCATTCCGACGCCGATGCGCTCTCCCACGCGGTGGCCGACGCCATTCTCGGCGCGCTGGCCCTGCCCGACATCGGGCACCTCTTCCCCAACAACGACCCGACGATCAAAGGCATCGACAGCCAGAAGATCATCCAGCGCGCCGTCGAGCTGGCCCATGAACACGGCTACGAGATCGGCAACATCGACGTGGCCCTGATCGCAGAGGAGCCCAAAATCGCCCCCCACCTCTCGGCCATGAAGGAGCGCCTCGCCGCCAGCCTGCGCGTGACGCCCGACCGGGTGGGCATCAAGGCCACGACCAACGAAAAGATCGGCGACCTCGGCCGCCGCGCCGGCATTGCCGCCCATGCCGTGGCCATGTTATTGCGCCGGGAAGCTTAG
- a CDS encoding IspD/TarI family cytidylyltransferase, whose amino-acid sequence MERKVAFAAPGVNVNAMRIAAVLLAAGRGSRMRGTVEDKCRWILAGKPVWRHSLEAFVRSGVCSQYVVVYRDEAQRAQLVNDAEGVVDVCFAQGGQERQDSVRAGIEATTEDIDAVMIHDCARPLISPEAIQRLAARLQEQPAVCLAHRVTDTIKRVPSQANVPAEPVMLEDLARPTLWGMETPQCFHRALILRAYREIAEAITDDTAAVAKLGVPVALVENPGTNPKLTTPEDLPYLEFLLSRPS is encoded by the coding sequence ATGGAGCGAAAGGTTGCCTTCGCGGCGCCGGGAGTCAACGTGAACGCCATGCGAATCGCCGCCGTTCTTCTCGCCGCCGGCCGGGGTAGCCGGATGCGAGGCACCGTCGAAGACAAATGCCGCTGGATCCTCGCGGGCAAGCCCGTGTGGCGCCACAGCCTGGAAGCCTTCGTGCGCAGCGGTGTGTGCAGCCAATACGTGGTCGTCTACCGCGATGAAGCCCAACGGGCGCAGCTCGTGAACGATGCCGAGGGTGTGGTCGATGTGTGCTTTGCCCAGGGGGGACAGGAGCGCCAGGACTCCGTGCGCGCGGGCATCGAAGCGACGACGGAGGACATTGACGCGGTCATGATCCACGACTGCGCCCGTCCGCTGATCTCGCCCGAGGCCATTCAGCGCCTCGCCGCCCGCCTGCAGGAACAACCGGCGGTGTGTCTGGCGCATCGCGTGACGGATACGATCAAGCGCGTGCCCTCTCAGGCAAACGTGCCGGCAGAGCCCGTGATGCTGGAAGACCTCGCCCGCCCCACCCTCTGGGGCATGGAGACGCCCCAGTGCTTCCACCGAGCTCTGATCCTGCGCGCCTACCGCGAGATCGCCGAGGCCATTACCGACGACACGGCAGCGGTGGCCAAGTTGGGGGTGCCGGTCGCGCTGGTCGAAAACCCGGGCACGAATCCCAAGCTGACCACGCCGGAAGATTTGCCCTACCTCGAGTTTCTGCTAAGCCGTCCTTCATGA
- the ispE gene encoding 4-(cytidine 5'-diphospho)-2-C-methyl-D-erythritol kinase gives MSTVVWQRRVTCPAKLNLGLWVLGKRADGFHALESLVVQTEWGDELELCLHDEPGDDSLTCDVSELPTDSSNLVMKAVRLFRERHGIKGRAAFSLTKRIPWGGGLGGGSADGAWALRLLNEAHGHPLSPDQLLELAAQLGSDVPLFLHDEPVWMRGRGEVIETVSPELVARLSGLYVTVAHPGFPVETPWAYKHLAAQRAYSPVELAQAGREAWAQPGLPPHSALHNDFRAVVDAKYPTVPLVLAQLNAVDGVRAQMSGSGSACVALYEAVEAQDAVANVLREAWGEQACVVQTRLR, from the coding sequence ATGTCCACAGTCGTATGGCAGCGCCGGGTGACGTGCCCCGCCAAACTCAACCTCGGCCTCTGGGTGCTCGGGAAACGGGCCGACGGCTTCCACGCTCTCGAGTCGCTCGTCGTACAGACCGAGTGGGGGGACGAGCTGGAGCTGTGCCTGCACGACGAGCCCGGCGACGACTCCCTGACCTGCGACGTATCGGAGCTGCCGACCGACTCTTCCAACCTCGTCATGAAGGCTGTGCGCCTCTTTCGCGAGCGGCATGGGATCAAGGGGCGGGCGGCCTTCAGCCTGACCAAGCGCATCCCCTGGGGCGGCGGGCTGGGGGGCGGCAGTGCCGACGGGGCCTGGGCGCTACGCCTGCTCAACGAAGCCCACGGGCACCCGCTGAGCCCCGACCAGCTGCTCGAGTTGGCCGCGCAGCTGGGCTCCGACGTGCCGCTCTTTCTCCACGACGAGCCGGTTTGGATGCGCGGACGCGGGGAAGTCATCGAAACGGTGTCGCCGGAGCTAGTGGCGCGCCTCTCCGGGCTCTATGTGACGGTTGCCCACCCCGGCTTCCCGGTAGAGACGCCGTGGGCCTACAAGCACCTCGCGGCGCAGCGGGCTTACTCACCGGTGGAGCTGGCGCAGGCGGGACGCGAGGCATGGGCTCAGCCAGGGCTTCCCCCGCATTCGGCTCTGCACAACGACTTCCGTGCGGTGGTCGATGCTAAATACCCTACCGTCCCGCTCGTGCTGGCACAGCTCAATGCGGTCGACGGCGTGCGCGCTCAAATGAGCGGCAGCGGCAGTGCCTGCGTTGCCCTTTATGAGGCGGTGGAGGCGCAGGATGCCGTGGCAAACGTCTTGCGCGAAGCATGGGGCGAACAGGCCTGCGTAGTGCAGACGCGCTTACGGTAG
- the ptsP gene encoding phosphoenolpyruvate--protein phosphotransferase, protein MSQPKEERVFQGIAAAPGVAHGPAFLFVRTDVDIPKRLVPRERREEEISRFEQGLLTTRQQITQIRAEIEERLGEEEAAIFDAHQMVLEDRALIEETIREVVETGYNIEFCFHQVASRYIEAFSNIDDEYIRERAADIRDVTRRVIFNLLGKRESDLDLLVEPSVLVADDLHPSDTTHLTRGRVIGIISEQGGRTGHSVIMARSLNVPCVVGMPKITDEVVADDQVLVDGFDGVVIVNPSEQTLYRYGRLRSARADIERRFNEAKNADAKTDDGIKFEIQLNIEGNEPEDLLRGSGALGVGLFRTEALFLGSREFPNEEAQFRAYTRVVELMAPHPVTIRTLDLGGDKNPHNSLYGYQEANPFMGFRAIRFCLETPKVFKEQLRAILRASAYGKVKIMYPMIASCEEVIAANRLLDECKEELRREGQPFDEKIARGAMIETPSAAVITDLLAQHCDFFSIGTNDLVQYLLAVDRVNDRIAHLYEPAHPAVIRALNFIFEAGREHDVPVSVCGELAGDPLYVPLLLGLGASELSMTWSCVPEVKYLIREMTMRDAKRLARRALQSGSAPETVELLREFYSKTVSIKMPKA, encoded by the coding sequence ATGTCACAGCCAAAAGAGGAACGTGTCTTTCAAGGCATTGCGGCGGCACCGGGAGTAGCCCACGGTCCGGCGTTTCTCTTTGTGCGCACCGATGTCGACATTCCCAAACGTTTGGTGCCCCGCGAGCGCCGGGAAGAAGAGATTTCGCGCTTCGAGCAGGGCCTGTTGACCACACGCCAGCAGATCACCCAGATCCGGGCCGAGATCGAGGAACGCTTGGGCGAAGAGGAGGCTGCCATCTTCGATGCGCACCAGATGGTCCTCGAAGATCGCGCGCTGATCGAGGAAACCATCCGTGAAGTCGTGGAGACGGGTTACAACATCGAGTTTTGCTTCCATCAGGTGGCATCCCGCTACATCGAAGCCTTCTCCAACATCGACGACGAATACATCCGGGAGCGCGCCGCCGACATCCGCGACGTGACCCGCCGGGTGATTTTCAACCTTTTAGGCAAGCGCGAGAGCGACCTCGATCTGCTGGTCGAGCCGAGTGTCCTCGTTGCCGACGACCTACACCCCTCCGACACCACCCACCTGACTCGAGGGCGCGTGATCGGCATCATCTCCGAGCAGGGCGGGCGTACGGGCCACTCCGTGATCATGGCGCGCTCGCTCAATGTGCCCTGCGTCGTCGGTATGCCCAAGATCACCGATGAGGTGGTGGCAGACGACCAGGTGCTCGTGGACGGTTTCGACGGCGTCGTGATCGTCAACCCCTCCGAGCAGACCCTTTACCGCTACGGCCGCCTGCGCAGCGCGCGCGCCGATATCGAGCGCCGCTTCAACGAGGCCAAGAACGCCGACGCGAAGACCGACGACGGCATCAAGTTCGAGATCCAGCTCAACATCGAGGGCAACGAGCCGGAAGACCTCCTGCGCGGCTCCGGTGCGCTCGGGGTGGGGCTGTTCCGCACGGAAGCTCTCTTCCTCGGCTCGCGCGAGTTCCCGAACGAGGAGGCCCAGTTCCGCGCCTACACCCGCGTGGTGGAGCTGATGGCGCCGCACCCCGTCACCATCCGCACGCTCGACCTCGGGGGCGACAAGAACCCGCACAACAGCCTCTACGGCTATCAGGAGGCCAACCCGTTCATGGGCTTCCGCGCGATCCGCTTTTGCCTGGAGACGCCCAAGGTGTTCAAGGAGCAGTTGCGGGCCATCCTGCGCGCCAGCGCCTACGGTAAGGTCAAGATCATGTATCCCATGATCGCCTCGTGCGAAGAAGTCATCGCCGCCAACCGCCTGCTCGACGAATGCAAGGAGGAGCTGCGGCGCGAGGGCCAGCCCTTTGACGAGAAGATCGCCCGTGGGGCCATGATCGAGACGCCCAGCGCGGCGGTGATCACCGACCTGCTGGCGCAGCACTGTGATTTCTTCAGTATCGGCACCAACGACCTCGTGCAATACCTGCTGGCGGTCGACCGCGTGAACGACCGCATTGCCCACCTTTACGAACCGGCCCACCCGGCGGTGATCCGCGCGCTCAACTTCATTTTCGAGGCGGGCCGCGAGCACGACGTACCCGTCAGCGTGTGTGGCGAACTGGCGGGCGACCCGCTTTACGTGCCGCTGCTGCTCGGCCTCGGCGCCAGCGAATTGAGCATGACCTGGAGCTGCGTGCCGGAGGTCAAATACCTGATCCGCGAGATGACGATGCGGGATGCGAAGCGCCTGGCGCGGCGTGCCCTGCAATCGGGCTCTGCGCCGGAGACGGTGGAGCTGCTGCGCGAGTTTTACTCGAAGACAGTCAGCATCAAGATGCCAAAGGCTTGA